One region of Phoenix dactylifera cultivar Barhee BC4 unplaced genomic scaffold, palm_55x_up_171113_PBpolish2nd_filt_p 000294F, whole genome shotgun sequence genomic DNA includes:
- the LOC103696177 gene encoding delta(24)-sterol reductase-like has translation MSNLQVPVRPKRKKIWGDYLVQFRWIIVFVLLPISCIIYFSIYLSELRAEKKPNKLRQKEHEKNVRKVVKRLKQRNPSKDGLVCTARKPYIVVGMRHVDYKRARHFEVDLSAFNNILEIDRERMVVKVEPLVTMGQLSRITVPMNLALPVVSELNDLTIGGLINGYGIEGSSHIYGLFSDTLVSLEVVLADGRVVRATKDNEYSDLFYAIPWSQGALGLLVSAEIKLIPIKEYMRLTYKPVRGNLREMAQAFADSFAPRDGDPKKIPDFVESLIFTPTEGVFMTGRYASKEEAEKNGNVINSIGWWFKPWFYQHAETALKKGEFVEYLPTREYYHRHTRSLFWEMKLILPFGDQWWFRWLMGWMMPPKISLLKITQGEVIRKYYHDMHVIQDMLLPMHKVADALEFLHREMEVYPIWLCPHRLFKLPVKTMVYPEPGFELNLKQGDTSYAQMFADVGVYYAPGPVLRGEEFDGAEAVHRLEEWLIQNHGFQPQYSVSELTERNFWRMFDRSLYEQCRKKYKAVGTFMDVYYKSKKGKKTEREVLEAEAAITETAYAVAEQD, from the exons ATGTCCAATCTGCAAGTGCCTGTGCGTCCAAAGAGGAAAAAGATTTGGGGGGACTACTTGGTCCAATTCCGATGGATCATCGTCTTTGTACTCCTCCCCATCTCTTGTATCATCTACTTCTCCATATACCTCAGTGAGCTCAGAGCTGAGAAGAAACCCAACAAGCTTCGCCAGAAGGAACATGAAAAGAACGTCAGGAAGGTCGTCAAGCGCCTCAAGCAGAGGAATCCATCGAAGGATGGACTGGTGTGCACAGCTCGAAAGCCATACATCGTCGTCGGCATGCGCCATGTCGACTACAAGCGAGCTCGTCACTTCGAGGTCGACCTCTCGGCATTCAACAACATTCTAGAGATCGACAGAGAGAGAATGGTTGTAAAGGTGGAACCTCTCGTTACAATGGGCCAACTTAGCCGAATCACAGTCCCCATGAATCTTGCTCTTCCTGTTGTTTCGGAGCTCAACGACCTCACAATAGGAGGTCTCATCAATGGCTACGGCATTGAAGGAAGCTCCCACATCTACGGCCTCTTCTCCGACACTCTCGTCTCTCTCGAGGTCGTGCTCGCCGACGGGCGTGTCGTTAGGGCTACCAAGGACAACGAGTACTCAGACCTCTTCTATGCAATCCCCTGGTCACAAGGAGCACTTGGGCTTCTAGTTTCAGCCGAGATTAAGCTCATACCAATCAAGGAGTACATGAGGTTGACATATAAGCCAGTGAGAGGAAACTTGAGGGAAATGGCACAGGCCTTTGCAGATTCATTTGCACCAAGAGATGGAGACCCGAAGAAAATTCCGGATTTTGTCGAGTCGCTGATCTTCACACCAACGGAGGGTGTATTCATGACAGGGAGGTATGCTTCAAAGGAAGAAGCAGAGAAAAATGGTAATGTTATTAATAGTATAGGATGGTGGTTCAAGCCATGGTTCTACCAGCATGCAGAGACAGCACTGAAGAAGGGTGAGTTTGTGGAGTACCTTCCGACGAGGGAGTACTACCACCGACACACGAGATCTTTGTTCTGGGAGATGAAGCTGATCCTGCCGTTCGGGGATCAATGGTGGTTCAGGTGGCTAATGGGGTGGATGATGCCTCCTAAGATCTCCTTGCTCAAGATCACCCAGGGGGAGGTCATTAGGAAGTATTACCATGACATGCATGTGATCCAGGATATGCTGCTTCCCATGCACAAGGTTGCTGATGCTCTGGAGTTCCTTCACCGCGAAATGGAG GTGTATCCTATCTGGCTCTGCCCACACCGCCTCTTCAAGCTCCCTGTCAAGACCATGGTGTACCCCGAACCAGGCTTCGAGCTGAACCTGAAGCAAGGTGACACCAGCTACGCCCAGATGTTCGCTGATGTCGGCGTCTACTATGCTCCCGGCCCTGTCCTCAGGGGTGAGGAATTCGATGGCGCCGAAGCTGTACACCGCCTTGAGGAGTGGTTGATCCAAAACCATGGCTTCCAGCCTCAGTATTCAGTCTCTGAGCTCACTGAACGGAACTTCTGGAGGATGTTTGACAGAAGCCTCTATGAGCAGTGCCGCAAGAAGTACAAGGCAGTGGGCACCTTCATGGACGTGTACTACAAGTCCAAGAAGGGGAAGAAGACTGAGAGGGAGGTGTTGGAGGCTGAGGCAGCGATCACTGAGACTGCGTACGCTGTTGCTGAGCAGGACTAA